A DNA window from Acropora palmata chromosome 12, jaAcrPala1.3, whole genome shotgun sequence contains the following coding sequences:
- the LOC141859881 gene encoding uromodulin-like, translating to MEKITMKPHTQAFILIDTIYVFAYALKEISAQKEDGTAGGSRHINFIEDKFSYLNITVVSRRFVERSLQCALMCLESLPCFSFNLAAFPDNNDKLLCEHLPSNKYNNSEKFIPSNAFHHFSIWSPCSAVVCGNNRKCVALYKENSYVCLCKEGFTGRNCETDIDECASSTSNPCQNSGTCINVPGAFQCQCPGGFTGGRCEKDAPECASYITLNASDRNEHYTGRAKCDNKLETKWYRFQGQAGRKLATICPQVHRCNTDVPGWMNGNHPNFEDGIVKRQVCFHGYGNCCHKTLTIDVRSCGGYFVYRLRKVSNCNSRYCGTG from the exons ATGGAAAAAATTACCATGAAACCACATACGCAAGCATTCATTTTGATTGACACTATATATGTATTCGCTTACGCTCTTAAAG AGATTTCAGCGCAAAAAGAAGATGGAACGGCTGGCGGAAGCCGTCATATCAATTTTATTGAAGACAAATTCTCCTACTTGAATATCACAGTTGTGAGCCGACGTTTCGTTGAGCGAAGTCTCCAATGCGCGCTAATGTGTTTGGAAAGTCTGCcttgcttttcattcaacctGGCTGCCTTCCCGGACAACAACGATAAACTGTTATGTGAACACCTCCCTTCAAACAAGTACAACAACTCAGAGAAATTTATCCCTAGCAACGCTTTTCACCACTTCAGCATCTGG TCACCATGCAGCGCTGTGGTTTGTGGGAACAATCGTAAATGTGTAGCCTTATACAAAGAGAACAGCTATGTATGTCTCTGCAAAGAGGGATTCACAGGAAGAAATTGTGAAACCG ACATCGACGAATGTGCGAGCAGTACAAGCAATCCATGCCAAAATAGCGGCACATGTATTAATGTGCCTGGGGCATTCCAGTGTCAATGCCCAGGGGGATTCACTGGAGGTCGATGCGAAAAAG ATGCTCCTGAATGTGCGAGCTACATCACTCTTAATGCATCGGATAGAAACGAGCACTACACAGGAAGGGCAAAATGTGACAACAAGCTCGAAACAAAATGGTATCGTTTTCAAGGCCAAGCAGGAAGGAAATTGGCAACTATTTGTCCACAAGTCCACAGATGTAACACGGATGTGCCAGGGTGGATGAATGGCAACcatccaaattttgaagatGGCATTGTAAAGAGACAAGTTTGCTTTCATGGGTATGGCAATTGCTGTCACAAAACCCTAACAATTGATGTGCGCAGTTGTGGAGGATACTTTGTATACAGGTTAAGAAAAGTGTCAAATTGCAATTCACGTTACTGTGGAACTGGATAG